The Echeneis naucrates chromosome 23, fEcheNa1.1, whole genome shotgun sequence genome has a segment encoding these proteins:
- the c23h12orf56 gene encoding LOW QUALITY PROTEIN: uncharacterized protein C12orf56 homolog (The sequence of the model RefSeq protein was modified relative to this genomic sequence to represent the inferred CDS: substituted 1 base at 1 genomic stop codon): MARTGSGTLLCRRNIKLDSFLKRNTERAEYERIRIHEPSVVVSESVHRVYMHVVLSDERVYLTEYLPRTLTAAVGFGRVRDIELVNDLPDFLSGKDRECCQHIRIIYVTNKPAAKGLEWFRRDERSTLPPVAPAARRNSHCPLISHPLEGYPAERSRVEWRNEDAHVMKPARSASCPDPETLGLQMVPHPPSQPPTSSPASPPSPSEQSLKNFKGGQVPRRISSVLSRLLRRDCVSSREEREAELHLYSVSPTSTLYLHLQSSWNSFIIRSTLLLDPHYRRKCNVSSEPSPGKQRLAISQERTAHLFGQLSSELLQDGISVESLYLLLQELRTAAHRNITLRRLFWRSSEVCVFLVQTLEETLHGDHNASGVYTTDQLLLSTVIVQTLAIMFRETEVEAARLNLLSAEKGAVASRMLLALICDPRLQTQSRGPETDSEVRWSLLFLTXPDQVMIAVCLQQLQAFLSEYLDAACSLLFELLLSRHETSRCFSVDNLLSVGWILRVLQPHPHLLPFIDHQAQELVLVLSELQDSDLSPVQAVLLFQRCRFLLACLQYNSQLAQHLRSHFREEFRYSVKPSSVKENLPPQYLISLPTLRLVEQILTLIASR, from the exons ATGGCCCGGACCGGCTCCGGGACTCTCCTCTGCCGGCGGAACATCAAGCTGGACTCCTTCCTGAAGCGGAACACGGAGCGGGCCGAGTACGAACGGATCCGGATCCACGAGCCCAGCGTGGTGGTCTCCGAGTCCGTCCACAGGGTCTACATGCACGTGGTCCTGAGCGACGAGCGCGTGTACCTCACAGAGTACCTGCCGCGCACGCTCACCGCGGCCGTCGGCTTCGGGCGCGTGCGCGACATCGAGCTG GTGAACGACCTCCCAGATTTCCTCAGCGGGAAGGACAGAGAGTGCTGCCAGCACATACGAATCATCTATGTCACCAACAAACCTGCTGCAAAGGGACTGGAGTGGTTTAGAAGAGACGAGAGGTCAACGCTTCCTCCCGTGGCCCCGGCTGCTCGCAGAAACAGCCACTGCCCGTTAATAAGTCACCCCTTAGAAG GATATCCTGCAGAGAG GAGCCGCGTTGAATGGAGGAACGAGGACGCCCACGTGATGAAGCCGGCCCGCTCTGCCTCCTGTCCGGACCCTGAGACTCTGGGCCTCCAGATGGTCCCTCACCCTCCCAGCCAACCACCCACCAGCTCCCCTGCCTCACCTCCGTCGCCCTCAGAGCAAAGTCTGAAGAACTTCAAGGGTGGTCAG GTCCCGAGGAGGATCAGCTCAGTCCTGTCCCGCCTGCTGAGGAGAGActgtgtgagcagcagagaggagagagaggccgaGCTTCATCTTTACTCCGTTTCTCCGACGTCCACGCTTTACCTGCATCTACAGAGCTCATGGaacagttttattatt aggTCCACTCTGTTGTTAGACCCCCACTACAGAAGGAAGTGCAACGTTTCCTCCGAGCCCTCCCCGGGAAAACAGCGTCTGGCCATCAG tcagGAGCGGACAGCTCACCTGTTCGGCCAGCTgagctctgagctgctgcaggacgGCATCAGTGTGGAGAGTttgtacctgctgctgcaggagctgagaACGGCTGCTCACCGCAACATCACCCTGCGCAGACTCTTCTGGagg TCCAGTGAGGTTTGTGTTTTCCTGGTTCAAACTCTGGAGGAGACTCTTCACGGAGATCACAACGCCAGTGGAGTCTACACAACAGATCAGctact ACTGAGCACCGTGATCGTCCAGACGCTCGCCATCATGTTCAGAGAGACGGAGGTCGAAGCAGCGAGACTCAACCTGCTGTCTGCTGAGAA AGGAGCTGTGGCTTCCCGGATGCTGCTGGCCTTGATTTGTGATCCACGTCTTCAAACGCAGAGCAGAGGACCGGAGACTGACTCTGAGGTGAGATggtctctgctgtttttaaccTGACCTGATCAGGTGATGATCGCTGTCTGTCTCCAACAGCTTCAGGCCTTCCTCTCTGAGTATCTGGATGCTGcctgctctctgctctttgagctgctgctctccagGCATGAG ACCAGCAGGTGTTTCTCCGTTGACAACCTCCTGTCGGTGGGCTGGATCCTCCGAGTGCTGCAGCCTCACCCTCACCTG CTCCCGTTCATCGACCACCAGGCCCAGGAgctggtcctggttctgtccgAGCTGCAGGATTCAGATCTGAGCCCCGTCCAGGCCGTGCTGCTCTTCCAGCGCTGCCGTTTCCTGCTGGCCTGCCTGCAGTACAACAGTCAGCTGGCCCAACATCTCCGATCGCACTTCAGAGAGGAGTTCAG GTACTCTGTGAAGCCGTCAAGTGTGAAGGAGAACCTGCCGCCTCAGTACCTGATCAGCTTACCGACTCTCCGACTGGTCGAGCAGATTCTGACTCTTATAGCGAGCAGATGA
- the LOC115036802 gene encoding acyl-coenzyme A thioesterase 4-like: MSSITAPLRTPVLSVVPIRALVDETFKVLVENLSPGRPVTVRSLHHSEDRDDWEAYGHYISDHRGTVSVSDDSSFGGSYSGKEPMGLLWSMRPVPGSRPGLRLRKRDITSPLLVNISVYSGHEGFRDQEPLASVVTERWYMAPGVKRVEVKEQGIRGTLFIPPGPGPFAGLLDLWGGGGGLLEYRAALLASHGYVCLALEYLRTSEMKSGKNEQLYFEAAFNIIKFHPQVMPDRVGLFGLSMGSLISMYLAAESAAVKPRCCVCISCNHSYLPGKHITDGYSGLLNENYNKVRTDENNYTIWRDMGLEIVRKVENNIDVGKISCPILLVNGQDDQNWPSVESAEDIAAKLRAAGKEHLLTRLTYPNAGHLIEPPFSPHFRATNFKNIITNEKVVMLWGGQTKPHSDAQEDSWRKILSFLQLHMYSSSSPRAKL; the protein is encoded by the exons ATGAGCTCG ATTACGGCCCCCCTCCGGACCCCGGTGCTCTCCGTCGTTCCCATCCGGGCTCTGGTGGATGAGACGTTCAAGGTGCTGGTGGAGAATCTGTCCCCGGGCCGTCCGGTGACCGTCCGGTCCCTGCACCACTCCGAGGACCGGGACGACTGGGAGGCCTACGGACACTACATCAGTGACCACAGAGGGACGGTGTCAG TGTCCGATGATTCCAGTTTCGGGGGCTCCTACTCGGGGAAGGAGCCCATGGGTTTGCTGTGGAGCATGCGTCCTGTCCCGGGCAGCCGTCCGGGCCTCAG GTTACGTAAAAGGGACATCACCTCCCCGTTGCTGGTCAACATCTCGGTCTACAGCGGCCACGAGGGCTTCAGAGACCAGGAACCTCTGGCCTCTGTTGTCACAGAGAGGTGGTACATGGCTCCAGGGGTCAAGAGGGTAGAGGTCAAGGAGCAAGGCATTCGGGGGACCCTGTTTATTCCTCCAG GTCCAGGACCCTTCGCCGGCCTGTTGGATCTCTGGGGGGGCGGCGGGGGGCTGCTGGAGTATCGCGCGGCCCTGCTGGCGTCTCACGGTTATGTGTGTCTGGCTCTGGAGTATCTGCGGACTTCTGAGATGAAGTCTGGAAAAAATGAGCAACTGTACTTTGAG GCAGCATTCAACATCATCAAGTTCCATCCTCAGGTGATGCCGGACCGAGTCGGGCTCTTCGGGCTTTCAATGGGTTCGTTGATTAGTATGTACTTGGCGGCTGAGAGCGCTGCAGTCAAG cctcgttgttgtgtttgtatcaGTTGCAACCACTCGTATCTGCCGGGGAAGCACATCACTGATGGGTACAGCGGGTTACTCAA TGAGAACTACAACAAGGTCCGCACCGACGAGAATAACTACACAATATGGAGAGACATGGGCCTGGAGATTGTGAGGAAAGTGGAAAACAACATAGAT GTTGGAAAAATAAGCTGTCCGATATTGCTGGTCAACGGTCAGGATGATCAAAACTGGCCCTCGGTGGAGTCGGCCGAGGAC ATTGCAGCGAAGCTGCGGGCCGCGGGTAAGGAGCACCTGCTGACCAGGCTGACGTACCCCAACGCTGGACATCTGATCGAGCCGCCGTTCTCCCCTCACTTCAGAGCGACCAACTTTAAGAATATTATCACCAATGAGAAAG TGGTCATGCTGTGGGGGGGGCAAACTAAACCTCATTCGGACGCTCAGGAAGACTCCTGGAGGAAGATTCTGagttttctgcagctgcacatGTACAGCAGCTCGAGTCCCAGAGCGAAACTTTAA
- the LOC115036623 gene encoding arg8-vasotocin receptor-like translates to MLFPGNCSGGSNLTQQQQQQLELGGGSNSTDPFGRNEEVAKIEITVLSVAFLAAVAGNGSVLLAMHRTRRKPSRMHLFMKHLSLADLVVAFFQVLPQLCWEITFRFYGPDFLCRIVKHLQVLGMFASTYMMVMMTLDRYVAICHPLQALTQPTQRAYIMIGSTWACSLVLSTPQSFIFSLSEVRPGSAVYDCWGHFVEPWGLRAYITWFTAGIFLVPVLVLVLCYAFICRAIWRNLKCKTGGRSVGAVAEATKTGILGRNSVSSVSTISRAKLRTVKMTFVIVVAYVVCWAPFFTVQMWSVWDETFSWDDSENPTVTLAALLASLNSCCNPWIYMLFSGHLLSDFAGSLPCCRRLKNRFGRQDSDSSFRRTTLLSRLQGPRLSEPSRDLDPVPKSCPQIPSVS, encoded by the exons ATGCTCTTCCCCGGGAACTGCTCCGGAGGCTCCAACCtgacgcagcagcagcagcagcagctggagctcgGCGGGGGGAGCAACAGCACCGACCCGTTCGGGCGGAACGAGGAGGTGGCCAAGATCGAGATCACCGTCCTGAGTGTGGCCTTCCTGGCGGCCGTGGCGGGGAACGGCAGCGTGCTGCTGGCCATGCACCGGACCCGCCGGAAGCCGTCGCGCATGCACCTGTTCATGAAGCACCTGAGCCTGGCCGACCTGGTGGTGGCCTTCTTCCAGGTGCTGCCGCAGCTCTGCTGGGAGATCACCTTCCGTTTCTACGGGCCGGACTTTCTGTGCCGGATCGTGAAGCACCTGCAGGTGCTGGGCATGTTCGCGTCCACCTacatgatggtgatgatgactCTGGACCGGTACGTGGCCATCTGCCACCCGCTGCAGGCGCTCACGCAGCCCACGCAGCGCGCCTACATCATGATCGGGTCCACCTGGGCCTGCAGTCTGGTCCTCAGCACCCCGCAGtccttcatcttctccctgAGCGAGGTCCGGCCCGGATCGGCCGTCTACGACTGCTGGGGCCACTTCGTGGAGCCGTGGGGGCTGCGCGCCTACATCACCTGGTTCACGGCCGGGATCTTCCTCGTGCCCGTGCTCGTGCTCGTGCTCTGCTACGCATTCATCTGCCGCGCCATCTGGAGGAACCTGAAGTGCAAGACCGGCGGGAGGAGCGTGGGCGCGGTGGCCGAGGCCACCAAGACCGGGATCCTGGGCCGGAACTCGGTCAGCAGCGTCAGCACCATCTCCAGGGCCAAATTACGCACAGTGAAGATGACCTTCGTCATCGTGGTGGCCTACGTGGTCTGCTGGGCGCCCTTCTTCACCGTGCAGATGTGGTCCGTGTGGGATGAGACCTTCTCCTGGGACG ACTCGGAGAACCCGACCGTCACGCTCGCCGCCTTGCTGGCGAGCCTCAACAGCTGCTGTAACCCCTGGATCTACATGCTCTTCAGCGGACACCTCCTGTCGGACTTCGCCGGCAGCCTGCCCTGCTGCCGCCGCCTCAAGAACAGGTTCGGCCGCCAGGACTCGGACAGCAGCTTCCGCCGGACCACGCTGCTGTCCCGCCTGCAGGGCCCCCGCCTTTCAGAGCCCTCCAGGGACCTGGACCCCGTCCCCAAAAGCTGTCCCCAGATCCCGTCTGTGTCCTGA